The following nucleotide sequence is from Salinigranum halophilum.
GTCGGCGTCTTGTCAGCCCTTGGGCGATGCTCCTCCGCCTGTCGCTCGTATCGGAGAAGCGACTCGACGTCAGACTCCGAGTCTTCCCCACTGACTGTGAACATCGTCCGGGTGAGGAGTCGCTCGGAGAACCCGGCGACGAATGCAAGTAGGAGCGCGGTCGGGGCGTTCGAGACATCGACGGGGAACGAGAAAACCAAGTCGGGCAGACCGCTCTCGACGAGTGTTACCAGCACTAGCGCTGCCCCGACTCCGGTGTACAGTCGAGCCCACGCCAGCATACGCAGGTCGATGGTGACGACGGGAACCCGTGCAGAGGGTGCGGTTCCGCGGAGGGTGAGCAACCCGCTGATCGACGCGCCCAGCAGTCCGAACAGCGCCACCGCGACGTAGAATACCGGCCCGTACTGGAGCGTCAGCCCACCAAACAGTCCGAGCAGTTCGTTGCCGGAGGCGAACCCGACGAACCACCCCGACAGCCAGGACACGAGCGAGGCGAGGTACGGCGAAACGACGGCGAGGGCGACGACAGCGAGGGCGCTGGCTCCTGCGGCGTTCATGAACAGACTGTACTGCCGTTCGAGGATATCGGCTAACTCGATCTGTCTGAGCGTCTGCTCGTCGTACACCTGTCGTGCCTCGATAACGGTGCTGATTTCGAGGTGCTCACGGAGCTGTGAGCCGTCCGCCGTGAGCATCCGCACGATCACGTAGAACGCCCAGCCGGAGAGTTCGTTCTCCGCTCGTGTCAGGAGCTTCGTGGCCTCTTGGCGGACGAAGTCTTGTGAAGACTTCACCCCCTCGCCCGCGTTGGACGACGTGGACGGTTCGACGAACGCGAACCAGCGAAGGTGGAGCAACTCACGCTTCGCCGCAAACAGCGCCTGATACGCCGACACGATATCTTCTCCTCCGGAGATCTCCTCCGTCGGTTCCTCACTCGCACCAATCGACCGGTACGCTACGTCGAGGTGACTCCGGCACGCCTCCACGTCTGGTAGCGCTCTCGTGTCGGCTCTGCCTTCCCGGATTTGTTTGTCCAGCCGTTCGAGTTCCAGCTTGGAGATGTCGATTTTGGTCTTCAACTGCCGGATTCGTGGGGAGGTGTACAGCGGGAGGTACGTACGTATCCCTCCCAGTGTCGTTTCGGGCTCTCTTATCTGGGCCTCCTCGCCGGTCGAAAACTCCGGACGGTTCGTTTCGTCGGTCATCGAACTCATCTGTTACCCCCTCCAGAAAAAGTACGCTATGTGACATCATAAGCGGTCGGGTCGTTGGTTCCGAACACGACCCGCGTCGAGGCGTGGTCTGCGAGGGGAGCGATGGACCGATTCGAGGCTCTGTCCAGCGACCCGCCGAATCAGTCGGCGCTCGTCCGCGCGAGGTGGTACGGCTGGCGGTAGATGAGCTCTTTCAGCTCCGCGAGCGACTCTCTACCCGTACTCCCCGTCATCGCGCCGACGACGGCGAACACCTCCTGGCGGGAGATCTTCACGCCTTGCGAGGAGACCGCGTCCTCGGGGCGAGCGAGCAGTTCGCGGAGGGTCCCCACCGCGAGGAGGAACGGGATGGCCCACGCGGCCAGCGTGTTGCCGTCGGTGAGTGGGACCGTCTCGAGGTACGTCTGCGCGTCGTCGAGGAAACCGGTCGCGTGGTCGGCGGTGCGCTCGACGACCGCGGCGGTGCCGGGGGCGTTCTCCGGGGCGAGGACGGCGTCCTGAGCGATGCCCTCCTCGGCGAGCCACTCCGCGGGGAGGTAGACGTTGTTCTCCTCCTCGTAGTCGTCGCGGACGTCCTTCGCGATGTTCACGAGCTGGAGGAGCAGACCGAACTCCTCGGCGGTCTCGTACAGCTTGGCGCGGCGCTCGGAGGCGACGTCGCCGCGGGTGACGAGGTTCGTGATGAGGTTGCCGACGGTGCCGGCGGCGTAGTAACAGTACTCTTCGAGTTCCTCGCGGGACTGGATGCGGAGCCCACCCTTCTCGGCGTACCGCTCGACGAACATCGCCATGCCCTGGACCAGTTCGCGCGCGGGCGGCGTCACCGCCTCGCGGACGTCGTGTGGGAGCCCCTCGAAGGTTCGGACCACCCGCGGAGCGTTGGCGACGACGTCCCAGTCCTCGGAGCGGTCGTCTTCGGGCGGGAGATACGGGTCGACGTTCTCGACGAACGTCTCGATGGTGGTCTCGTCCTCGGGGTCGAGCGCCGCGTCGTACAGCCGGAGGAGCCGCGCCTGCGCCTCGGGCGGGATGTCGTCGGCGTCCTCGACGGTGTCGGCGATGCGGCAGACGAGG
It contains:
- a CDS encoding TolC family protein, giving the protein MTDETNRPEFSTGEEAQIREPETTLGGIRTYLPLYTSPRIRQLKTKIDISKLELERLDKQIREGRADTRALPDVEACRSHLDVAYRSIGASEEPTEEISGGEDIVSAYQALFAAKRELLHLRWFAFVEPSTSSNAGEGVKSSQDFVRQEATKLLTRAENELSGWAFYVIVRMLTADGSQLREHLEISTVIEARQVYDEQTLRQIELADILERQYSLFMNAAGASALAVVALAVVSPYLASLVSWLSGWFVGFASGNELLGLFGGLTLQYGPVFYVAVALFGLLGASISGLLTLRGTAPSARVPVVTIDLRMLAWARLYTGVGAALVLVTLVESGLPDLVFSFPVDVSNAPTALLLAFVAGFSERLLTRTMFTVSGEDSESDVESLLRYERQAEEHRPRADKTPTE
- a CDS encoding phytoene/squalene synthase family protein, whose translation is MSRHADRPPGADADIEWCHEAVQGVSRTFALTVDVLEEPMSSYICVGYLVCRIADTVEDADDIPPEAQARLLRLYDAALDPEDETTIETFVENVDPYLPPEDDRSEDWDVVANAPRVVRTFEGLPHDVREAVTPPARELVQGMAMFVERYAEKGGLRIQSREELEEYCYYAAGTVGNLITNLVTRGDVASERRAKLYETAEEFGLLLQLVNIAKDVRDDYEEENNVYLPAEWLAEEGIAQDAVLAPENAPGTAAVVERTADHATGFLDDAQTYLETVPLTDGNTLAAWAIPFLLAVGTLRELLARPEDAVSSQGVKISRQEVFAVVGAMTGSTGRESLAELKELIYRQPYHLARTSAD